A stretch of the Thermus thermophilus genome encodes the following:
- a CDS encoding succinate dehydrogenase iron-sulfur subunit: MQVTLKVLRFDPQKDQRPHWETYQVEAEPWDRVLDLLHKVKWYQDGSLAFRRSCGHGICGSDAMLINGKNRLACKTLVRDLGNVITVEPIRGLPVEKDLIVDMEPFFAAYRAVKPYLINDEPPPQRERLQSPEERERFDQGTKCILCASCTTSCPVFWVNGTYIGPAAIVQAHRFIFDSRDRGKRERFKALGSGSGVWRCRTAYNCTEACPREIPVTQLIEEVKRAILMDRF; encoded by the coding sequence ATGCAGGTCACGCTGAAGGTCCTCCGCTTTGACCCCCAGAAGGACCAGAGGCCCCATTGGGAGACCTACCAGGTGGAGGCCGAGCCCTGGGACCGGGTCCTGGACCTCCTGCACAAGGTCAAGTGGTACCAGGACGGCTCCTTGGCCTTCCGAAGGAGCTGCGGCCACGGCATCTGCGGCTCGGACGCCATGCTCATCAACGGCAAGAACCGCCTGGCCTGCAAGACCCTGGTCCGGGATCTGGGGAACGTGATCACCGTGGAGCCCATCCGGGGCCTCCCGGTGGAGAAGGACCTCATCGTGGACATGGAGCCCTTCTTCGCCGCCTACCGGGCGGTGAAGCCCTACCTCATCAACGACGAGCCCCCGCCCCAGCGGGAAAGGCTCCAGTCCCCCGAGGAAAGGGAGCGGTTTGACCAGGGCACCAAGTGCATCCTCTGCGCGAGCTGCACCACGAGCTGCCCCGTCTTCTGGGTGAACGGCACCTACATCGGCCCTGCCGCCATCGTCCAGGCCCACCGCTTTATCTTTGACTCCCGAGACCGGGGCAAGAGGGAGCGCTTCAAGGCCCTTGGCTCGGGGAGCGGGGTGTGGCGGTGCCGCACCGCCTACAACTGCACCGAGGCCTGCCCCCGGGAGATCCCCGTGACCCAGCTCATAGAGGAGGTCAAGCGGGCGATCCTCATGGACCGCTTCTAG